From Candidatus Rokuibacteriota bacterium:
CCCGCCAGGCGGGCGGCCACCGCGGTGACGAGCCCGGTCGCCGTGAAAGTCCAGCGCGTCCCGCGCCGCCCATCGAAGTGGGTCGACCCCACGTATGCGACGCCCGAGTTGATCCCGATGTGGATGGCGAGCGGCGTCTCCACCTCCGTATGGTTGAGCGCCTCGGTGAGCGCCAGCAGCATGAGCGCCGCGTCCACGGCATGGGTCGCGTGCTCCTGCGGCCCACCGTGTTGAAAGATGACCATGAGGCCGTCGCCCGCCGTCTCGTTGACGTCGCCGCCCGCCTCGGTCAGCCGGTCGAAGAAGCCCGAGAAGTAGCGCTCAACCAGGGCGTTCAGCGCGTGGGCGGGCAGGCGCTCGGCCAGCCGCGTGTAGCCGCTGATGTCCACGAAGAGGACCGTCACGTCGCGCTCGACCTTTGCGAGGTCCGACGCCTCCAGATTCGCCATGACCAGGCGTTTGACGGTTTCCGGAACGTAGTTCGAGAAGTGGTCTCGGGCGCGCTGCAGATCGCGGACCTTCTGGTCAATGGCGTGCTTGCGGGTGAGCGCGCTGTGGATCCGGGTGACCAGCTCGTGGTGGTGGAAGGGCTTGGTCACCACGTCGTCGACACCGCTCTCGAATGCGCGCACCCGGCTTTCCACGTCGGTGAGCGCCGTCACCATGAGAATCGGGAGCAAGCGTGTCGCCTCCCGCAGCCTGAGCGCCTGACACACGGCCACGCCGTCCATCACGGGCATCACGCAGTCGAGGAGGATCAGATCGGGTTGCTGGGCGGTGACGCGCTCGAGGGCTTCCCGGCCATCCCGCGCGCTCGAGACCTCGTACCCCAGCCCCTCGAGGGCCTCGCACAGGTAGGCCACGATCTCCGGCTCGTCGTCCACCACGAGCACGCGCGACCGAGCCCCGCGGCGCGCGGCGGTCTCGGGCATGGCCCGGTCCGCCCGCTCCGAGGGATCGCCGAGCTCGCTCGCCATTCCATAGTCCCCGGCTGTGATGGAGACCCACTCGGCCTTGTACATTACCCCTTCCTCCTCCCCGGAGACGCCACCGACGTGTCGCTCGCATCGGGGGTCGCGCGACCCGCTCGATGCAAGTCTACTTCGAGTCGGGGTCGATGCGGTCCATCAGCAGGTGGACCTCGAGAACGGAGTCGAGGTACTTGAGGCTGAAGGGCTTGGTGATGTAGTCGGAGGCGCCACGGCCCAGCGCCGTCCGCGCCGACTCGATCTCCTCGATGGCCGTGACCATGATCACGCACGTCTCCGGCGCCATAGCTTTGACGCGGCGGAGCGTCTCCATGCCGCCGATGCCGGCCATCATGAGGTCGAGCAGCACGATGTGCGGCCGGTACTCCGGCATCCGCGCCATTGCCTCCTCGCCGTCGGCCGCCTCGAGCACATCGTAGCCCTTCTCCTGGAGGTGCTCGGACAGCATCTTCCGCAACTCGAGCTCGTCGTCCACCACCAGCACGCGGGCGCGGATGGGGCGAGGTCGGTGGGAGCCGTGCCCGGCGGCGAGGGCGGCGGGCGCCATGACGCCTACGCGCGCGAGCGCGTCCGAGAGCTTCGCCAAGTCCAGCGGCTTGGCGATCGCGGCGTCCACAGAGAGGCCGGCCTCGGTCACGAGGTCGAGCGCGTTGCCCATCCCGCTCACGAGGATCACGGCGATGCCCGGGTTGAGCGCCTTGATGCGGGCGAGGGCCCCGATGCCGCCCAGGCGGGGCATGAAGAGATCCATCACGACCGCGCGGGGCATCCACTGCTTGGCCTGCAAAAAGGCCTCGACGCCGTTGGTGGCGGTGAGGACCACGAATCCCTGTAGGCCGAAGTACTCCTTGAGCAGATCCAACACCTCTGGCTCGTCGTCCACGCAGAGGATAGTCGCCGGCTGAAGCTCCATCCCAAGGCTCCTCTCTTCCCGCTCGTCGGCTCGGGCCAGCACTACTTCCAATGGTTACCGAAGCAGACCTCGTGCCAAAAGGGGGTGCCCTGCAAGTATCCGATTCTTCGGGAAATCGTGTGGCGTGCTCAGGTATCCGTTCAACTTCCGCCACGAAAGGGCGGCCGGTGGCGTCGAGGTTTGTCACCGCCATCCGTGACGGCCGCCACGGCTGCGTCAGAGGTGACGTCAAGAGGTGTGTAAACGGGCCAGACGGCGGCCCTCCCGTTCTGCTTCTCTGCCCAAGGCTCCCAGCCAGGGCCACGTCGCGGAGGGGTGTCCACGGGTCACCGTTCCGCAGTGTCTGGAATCCAGCACCACCGTGGGCCGATCAAGGCCAGCGCCGGACACGGCGGCGATGATCGTCCTCCTCAGCGAGACGGAGAAGGCGGCGCGGCGCCGCGCCCATCCGGGGCCCCAGCGGGTCCCGGAGGGAGGACCTGCGCCATCGCGCGGCGGAGTTGCTCGGGAACGAACGGCTTCACGACGTATGGACGTCCGCTGCTCCGGAGGAACTCCCCGAGGACAGGATCGAGCGTATCCCCGGTCAGAAAGATCAGGCGCGCGCACGCCGCAGGCTGGCGTTGCTCCAGCGCCCGGTAGAACGCGATGCCGTCGAGATCGGGCATCCGGATGTCGCTCACAATGACGTCGTACGAGCGCGCCGCGAGACGCTCGAGGGCGGCCCGGCCGCTCGTGACCGTCTCGACCGTATGATGGTCGCCGGCGAGCACCTCGGCCACCAGGCTCGCGACCTCCGGCTCGTCGTCCGCGACGAGGATCCTGCACGGCGGGATCGGCGACGGCGCCCCGGGCGCCTCTGGCCCCGACGCTGGCTCGGGCGCCGGCTGGGCGGGCAGCTCGACCACGAACCGGGCGCCGCGCCCGGGGCGGCCGTCGACCCGGAGCGCGCCGCCGTGCTCCTCCGTGATCCCGCGGCAAAGGGCGAGGCCCAATCCCGTGCCCTGCCCGATCGGCTTGGTCGTGAAGAAGGGTTCGAAGATGCGGCGTTCGATGTCGGGCGGGATCCCGGGCCCGGTATCCTCGACCGCAAGGCTGACGAGCCCGCGCGGGGCCTCGTGGCGGGTCGTCACGGTGATCCGGCGCGTCTCGGCGCCGCGGACCGCGTGGTGGGCATTCGAGACGAGATTGATGATGACCTGCCCGAGCTGGTGGGCGTCCGCTTGGAATTCGGGGAGGTCCTCGGCCAACTCCAGACGGAGCTCCACGCCG
This genomic window contains:
- a CDS encoding response regulator, with product MELQPATILCVDDEPEVLDLLKEYFGLQGFVVLTATNGVEAFLQAKQWMPRAVVMDLFMPRLGGIGALARIKALNPGIAVILVSGMGNALDLVTEAGLSVDAAIAKPLDLAKLSDALARVGVMAPAALAAGHGSHRPRPIRARVLVVDDELELRKMLSEHLQEKGYDVLEAADGEEAMARMPEYRPHIVLLDLMMAGIGGMETLRRVKAMAPETCVIMVTAIEEIESARTALGRGASDYITKPFSLKYLDSVLEVHLLMDRIDPDSK
- a CDS encoding response regulator, with amino-acid sequence MYKAEWVSITAGDYGMASELGDPSERADRAMPETAARRGARSRVLVVDDEPEIVAYLCEALEGLGYEVSSARDGREALERVTAQQPDLILLDCVMPVMDGVAVCQALRLREATRLLPILMVTALTDVESRVRAFESGVDDVVTKPFHHHELVTRIHSALTRKHAIDQKVRDLQRARDHFSNYVPETVKRLVMANLEASDLAKVERDVTVLFVDISGYTRLAERLPAHALNALVERYFSGFFDRLTEAGGDVNETAGDGLMVIFQHGGPQEHATHAVDAALMLLALTEALNHTEVETPLAIHIGINSGVAYVGSTHFDGRRGTRWTFTATGLVTAVAARLAGLAQDGQIVAGPETVLRLGDRYRLEPVGAVRLKNITEPIEAQRIFGPSSSY